Genomic DNA from Salinibacterium sp. NK8237:
TCGGCAAGCCCATCAGCAGCCACCAGCTCGTTCAAGAACACCTGGCTAAGAGCCTCGGAAACATCACCGCCTCCATCGGCATGGTCACTCGCGTGTCCGAGATGCTCGACGAGGGCACCCAGAAAGATGAACACGCAGCGCTTGCCAAGGAATACACAGCAAGTCGGATGCGTGAGACCGTCGCATGGTGCCGCGAGGTGCTCGGTGGCAACGGAATCGTTCTCGACTACGGAGTAATGCGTCACTTCGCCGATGCTGAAGCCATCTACTCGTACGAAGGAACCCGCGAAATGAACACTCTGATCGTGGGTCGCGCCATCACAGGTAAGGCAGCATTCGTCTAATGTTGCGACATGCGACTTTTAGCGAGCCCCCGGGCGCGGGCGTGGTTTCTTAGCGCGTCGCTACTAGTCATTTTGGGCGGCGACGCGTGGCGCTACTCTTTCGGCTGGGGTGTTTTTGTCACCCTAGCCGTGGCGCTTGGCGCAGTGTCGCTGTACATTCTCATTGCCAACCGTCGGCAGTGGAGCATCGGCGGCCTGCCCTACCCGCTCATCGCGTTCATGGCGCTGGCGACATTGTCCCTCATCTGGTCTTTTTATCCCGGCGCCACCGCACTGGGCTTGATGAATACGTGGCTGACGGTGATCGGCGCACTTGCCGTTGCAACCAGCTTTTCGTGGCAAGAAGTGCTCGATGCCGCGGCACGAGCACTTCGTATTCTTCTCGGGTTATCGATCGCTTTTGAACTGATCGTGGCCACCATCATTCGCCACCCCGTTGCTCCACTCGCGCCGCAACCAGAACTCACCGTGAACCCGGATGGTCCTCTGCCCATCATGTTGCTCTGGTCACGCAATGTGCTGTTTGATGCCCTTGATGGCGGACGAATTCAAGGCATCGTTGGCAACGCCAACCACTTAGGCTTTCTCGCGCTTCTCGCACTAATTGCGTTCGCGATCCAATGGGCTCAAGGCACCACGAAACGTTTCACATCGATCACGTGGCTCGCGCTGGCTGGCCTCACGCTGTTCTTGGCGAGGTCGGCAACTGTCACGCTCGCACTGGTTGCTGTGATCGTCACGGCCGCCGCGATCCTCATTATCCGTACGCGCAGCACACCTCGAGCTGGTGCGGTAGCTCAGGTCACTTTTGTTGCACTCACCGCAGCTGCCATCGCGGCGGCACTGATGTTCCGTGAAACCCTTTTTGCGTTGCTCAGCAAGAGCGAAGATCTCACCGGACGAGCCGAAATTTGGCAGAGCGTGAGCGAGCTTGCGCAACAACGAGCAGGCTTCGGCT
This window encodes:
- a CDS encoding O-antigen ligase; translation: MRLLASPRARAWFLSASLLVILGGDAWRYSFGWGVFVTLAVALGAVSLYILIANRRQWSIGGLPYPLIAFMALATLSLIWSFYPGATALGLMNTWLTVIGALAVATSFSWQEVLDAAARALRILLGLSIAFELIVATIIRHPVAPLAPQPELTVNPDGPLPIMLLWSRNVLFDALDGGRIQGIVGNANHLGFLALLALIAFAIQWAQGTTKRFTSITWLALAGLTLFLARSATVTLALVAVIVTAAAILIIRTRSTPRAGAVAQVTFVALTAAAIAAALMFRETLFALLSKSEDLTGRAEIWQSVSELAQQRAGFGWGWVSVWMPWAEPFAGLAQRNGVVQVQAHDAWLDIWLQLGVVGVAFFGALVLTTLIRTWSLATDRPQRAAGERLAFTVGSVAPVLVMIALSVQSIPESRLLGEYGLYLLVIIAVKAKRPDWAGVRQ